The nucleotide window ACAATGCCCTCTACACCAGTCTATGCATGGCTACCGAGTGGGATAGATTTGGTGGCGAGTACAAAGGTCTACGAGTGTCATCTACAAGCATAGGAGCACAGAGAGGCACGTACTTCCTGCAGCTGCCGTACCGCTACTCTCTTCCACTCCTCGTCTTTTCCGGGGCTCTCCATTGGCTTATCTCGCAAagcatcttcctcgtcaaTCTGGAAGTGTACGAGCCTTCACCTGCCAACATATTGTCCAGAGTTCGCGCGGCGGACAATGGGCCCAGACATGACTATGAGGGCGACGCGAACCTCATGTCGAGCGGATGGTCGCCATTGGGAACTTTTTGCACGGTTGTAGTTGCCCTGGCCATGATCGGGTTTCTTCTCGCGTCGGGATGGCGCCGTTTCAAGTACGGCATCATGCCTGTCGCTGGCAGCTGCAGCGCAGCGATATCCGCGGCCTGCCATCCCGACACAGACGAGGCAGAGGCGTGGGAGAAGCCGCTGCGATGGGGTGTGGTGGCCGAGCCATGCGACGAGCCACGACACTGCTCTTTCTCGAGCCTGCCAGTGGAGACCCCTACCAAAGGCCAGTGGTATGCATGAGGCAGATGCAGAGTGTAGATGCGATTTGTATAATTTGTGCAGTTCTCGATTTACGTTATGCTTAGGACATGTCTACCACCAGGCGTTCTGCTGGTGGCTGAGAGTTAGTCAAATGAGAGGGTGTATAACTCAACCTGCATGATTGTTGCCAGTTCAAGATCTACAATATAGGCAGTCACGTGCAATGTCTCTTATCGGTCATCGGATGCTTCTTCCCCGGTTCTACCGGTAAAACGCCGGCAATCTTATCTCAGCGAGACCCCGTAGATGACACCTGTGAGCTACGGACGGAGCAGTCGGAGCCAGTGCGCGGCGAGAGTGTCTAAGCAGCTTCAAGGAGGTGGACAAGCACCTCTCCCTCCACCACAACTTCTCTCCTCTACATGTGATCGAACACCCAATCACACGGCACGATGCGCCGTATCAACCTAGTCTTGCTGGCGACAACCGCCCAGCTGTGCGGGGCCCGTCATCCCGGCTTCAGTATCCACGACGACCTCGTAGCTTATCCCCAGGTTCGTCCGAAGCCAACGACCAACGCCCGCGACGGACCCGTGACATGCTGACCCTGTGTGTGCGCGCCTGCAGTACGAGATTGTCTTTTCGGATTCATTCATTTTAGAACACGATGCGCAGGCACTGCTGGACCGCGCGAGCCCGCATTCGACGTACTCTGCGGAgttctcggcctcttccgACATCTCGCAGAACGTCCGAGAggctgccgacggcgacgacggtgacaGCGACTCGGCAGACGTCTTTGAGAAGTACGAAATCATGAACATGAACCCCTCGAAATACCTCTGCTCGATTCCTGTCCTGGAGCCGCAGACGCCCGAGAACCACACGGCGACGGAGCTCGCgaagcaggaggaggcgcgGGAGCTGGCCAAGGCGTCGGCGCACGGCTGggagctgctcgacgagctggatGGCAACTGCCTGTACTTCATGTCCGGGTGGTGGAGCTACAGCTTCTGCTACAACCGCGAGGTCACCCAGTTCCACGCCCTCCCGACGGTGCCCAACGGGCAGCCGCCGGTCCGCGACCCCCACACGGCCAAGTACGTGCTCGGCCAGGTGCCACAGTCGCCCAgccagcggcggcaggcACAGAACAACGACGGGGAGCAGCATCAGGAGGCTGCCCACCAGTCCTGGGAACCGCCGGCGAACACGGATCTGCAGGTCAAGGGCGACCAACGTTACCTCGTCCagaggatggaggggggcACTCTCTGCGACCTGACGGGCCGCGACCGGACGATCGAGGTGCAGTACCACTGCGTGCCGGGTATCAAGGGGGACCGCATCGGCTGGATCAAGGAGGTCACCACATGCGCGTACCTTATGGTCGTCAATACCCCGCGCCTTTGCGACGATGTGGCCTTCCTCCCGCCGCGGGTCACGAGAGCAAACCCCATCAGCTGTCAGCTCATCCTCCCGTCGGACGACGTTGACGCGCAGACCGAGTGGCACCGTCAAAAGACGTTGGAGGCtgaggaggcgatgacggagaagaagacagaCGTCGCcaccggctccggcggcaAAGAGGGGGAGCAGTCAGGGCAGCTGAAGCACAGCCATAAGGGCGCCAACGGCCGGGACGGGGCGCAGAAGGGCGTCAACGTTGGCGGGGTCATTGTCGGGGCGCGCAACGTGCTcgcagacggcgacgaggagggcaagcCACCGACCAAgctcgcgccgccgcgcagCTACCTCCCGGGACGCGGGCACGGCCCATTGGTGGAGATCATCGCCAGCGCCAAGAGCAAGGCGGAGGGGGGCGCGACGGAGGTGCTCGACGAGAGCgagctgaagaagctggaCCTGAGCCCCGAGCTCGTGGAGGAAATGCGGGCGGAGCTGGAGCGCATCGCGGGCGACAAGGGCTGGAAGCTCGAGGTGGTGGAGCAGCCGGGCGACCCGAGGGAGATCCGGGGCATCGTCGACCACGGCTCCGAAGGGGAGCTTGGCGAGGATGTCGCcaaggggaagaggaagaagaaggcggcggccgtggagGGAAGGGCacagcagcaggacgaggaccagGAACAAGAGCAGGAGGGTAGCGAGGAGCACTTTTTCCATGAGGAGCTCTGACACGCGCCGTCTTAGTTGTTGTCCGAGATGGCTAGCATTGGCGTTTGGGATGCGGTCTGTATGGAAGCGCAGAAGTACGCTATGCATGGCATGATGCCTCACTGGCTCTCTAGCTCTACACTGTTTCATTCTCTCAGTGACGCTGATCACGTCTGCCAAGAAGTTCGTGCCTCTTACTCCCCCAATTGCATTGCAAATCGTCTGAAGAGCGGGCGTCACAACGGACGAACAGCACCCTAAAGTTCACAACAGATGTTGTTTGGTATGACACGAGGGGGCGggctctcactctcacccccTTCTGACATGTTTCATTGCTCTGAGGGATTTACAACTGGCGTCCAACGACAGGACACGCTTCCTTGACCCTTGACCCAGTGGTCTCTACTTCGGAATTTATGACACATCACTCCGGGCTGGAAGGCATCTAGGCCGTCCATCCGTGTGTAGATAGGGGAGTTTGGTAAGGTTGTTAGTCGGATATGCCGTATGTACGTACTCCTCTTTGATCCTGTGTGAGGCTCCTGCTCTGAGTTATTCTTTCCCAGAGCAGGCACCTCCCTTGTTCTTGCCCTATTCACTCCTCTTGTTTAAGCCAAAAGGCAACTGCAATCCACCTTCGCTCTCCGGTTACTTCCACAACTACCACCATCCGCCTCTTGGCATTTGGCTGACCTTGGACGGAAGGcgctctctccctccttcgGATGCAACTCCGAGCACAACATCTACAGTGCGCCCGAGCTCTAACTTTTCAGCTTCGTTTCTCAATTTCGGCCAGATACCTTTGCCAAGTACCATCGTGTGACCTGGCCTAGTCTATCCTGCTCGTTGGGTCGTGCGTCTCAATCACACCCACCTTTCCCAAGCATACTTCCCAGAGGCACACACATGTTTGGACGGCCGTCCCGGAAACAACACTCTGCTCATCAGCCGCCGCGCCGGGCATAACCCATCTGAGAACCTGCCCTCTAGGACGCCGCTCGGATTCGGCAACTTGACGCGATACTACACAGTGGGCGAGCCAGGACATGTCGCCCCCGCCTTGCACCGCCTCCCCACGCGTCTGAAGAGCGTGTCCCAACATACCTGTATCACCAACCACAAGACTAGACACCATGCCCAAAAGAGCAAACTGGGATCACCCTGAACCGCATCTTGAGCTTTCCCCGCTTCCCCCAAACATTCTAGAATGGCTTCTGAGCTTCTTTCCAGGGGCATCAACCAGTTCGCCGGATCAAAACACTCGGAACACTCGGCCCAGGGGCATGAGTATCGTCGCTGATCTCCTCACTGGGTCTGCACTATCGGCCACGCCTGGTACTGGATACACGATGTCCTTTGCAAAGAACTCAGTTGCTCAACCTGCCATCGGGACCCCCAGGCCAGCCTCTCAATCTCGGCGGCTACACATGCTTCCATCGCAGGGAGAACTGGCAAAGTTTGTTGAGGCCGCAACATGATCCTCTCGGCAGCATCCCCCCCACAGTGATTCTGCAGATACGACAGGGATGGGTGACGTTTTGAGCGGCAATGCCCGTCATCAAGGTTGAACTGCGATCGACTTAGCTTTGAGGGTATTCTTGTTGGAAGAAGTTTTTCCTGCCCACATCTCATGACACCC belongs to Colletotrichum higginsianum IMI 349063 chromosome 5, whole genome shotgun sequence and includes:
- a CDS encoding Glucosidase II beta subunit-like protein, whose product is MRRINLVLLATTAQLCGARHPGFSIHDDLVAYPQYEIVFSDSFILEHDAQALLDRASPHSTYSAEFSASSDISQNVREAADGDDGDSDSADVFEKYEIMNMNPSKYLCSIPVLEPQTPENHTATELAKQEEARELAKASAHGWELLDELDGNCLYFMSGWWSYSFCYNREVTQFHALPTVPNGQPPVRDPHTAKYVLGQVPQSPSQRRQAQNNDGEQHQEAAHQSWEPPANTDLQVKGDQRYLVQRMEGGTLCDLTGRDRTIEVQYHCVPGIKGDRIGWIKEVTTCAYLMVVNTPRLCDDVAFLPPRVTRANPISCQLILPSDDVDAQTEWHRQKTLEAEEAMTEKKTDVATGSGGKEGEQSGQLKHSHKGANGRDGAQKGVNVGGVIVGARNVLADGDEEGKPPTKLAPPRSYLPGRGHGPLVEIIASAKSKAEGGATEVLDESELKKLDLSPELVEEMRAELERIAGDKGWKLEVVEQPGDPREIRGIVDHGSEGELGEDVAKGKRKKKAAAVEGRAQQQDEDQEQEQEGSEEHFFHEEL